In one Arachis duranensis cultivar V14167 chromosome 9, aradu.V14167.gnm2.J7QH, whole genome shotgun sequence genomic region, the following are encoded:
- the LOC110275209 gene encoding aspartic proteinase 36-like — protein sequence MACLQGNFWCIGWQNSETQSRDNKNMILLGDLALSNKLVFYNLEGQVIGWTEYNCSSSIKVRNERTATVHLVGCHYIPTNRVMMTLFLIAVLHKLIY from the exons ATGGCCTGTCTGCAGGGTAACTTCTGGTGCATTGGTTGGCAAAATAGTGAGACTCAGTCCAGAGATAACAAGAATATGATTTTACTGGGtg ATTTGGCGCTTTCAAATAAACTTGTCTTTTACAACCTTGAAGGTCAAGTTATTGGGTGGACCGAGTACAACT GTTCTTCAAGCATTAAAGTGAGGAATGAGCGAACTGCCACGGTTCATTTAGTTGGTTGCCACTATATTCCTACCAATCGGGTGATGATGACCTTATTTCTAATTGCAGTTCTTCACAAGTTGATTTATTGA